A DNA window from Acinetobacter sp. 10FS3-1 contains the following coding sequences:
- a CDS encoding UTRA domain-containing protein: MSDLATTSQRIPKYIAIRDAIAHEIESGQLSSNTKLASERLLSEQFSTTRVAVREALLALEMDGLIYRLDRRGWFVRAPRIAYRPQSTKSFNQYVQEQGSVPATELISAELVSATQWDAKHLNLNVGDQVYSIWRRRTINGRPAVVEHIRVNATLFPEFLAQNLENSITVLMAEKYQRQLTRAHIHLYPTAFAEQQAKALHVNVGSMGLYICRTNRDQNGIITDVDQEYWLHDVLDLHFEAST; encoded by the coding sequence ATGTCTGATTTGGCTACAACTTCCCAGCGTATTCCTAAATATATAGCGATAAGAGATGCAATTGCCCATGAAATTGAGTCGGGCCAATTAAGCAGTAATACAAAATTAGCCTCTGAGCGCTTACTATCGGAGCAGTTTTCAACAACACGTGTTGCGGTCAGAGAAGCACTTTTAGCGCTTGAAATGGATGGTTTAATTTATCGTTTAGACCGTCGCGGCTGGTTTGTGCGTGCCCCCCGCATTGCCTATCGGCCGCAATCTACCAAAAGCTTTAATCAATATGTACAAGAGCAAGGAAGTGTTCCCGCCACAGAGCTTATTTCAGCAGAGCTGGTATCTGCAACTCAATGGGATGCAAAACATTTAAATCTGAATGTTGGAGATCAAGTCTATTCAATTTGGCGTCGACGCACAATTAATGGCCGTCCTGCTGTGGTTGAACATATCCGAGTAAACGCAACACTCTTTCCAGAGTTTTTAGCACAGAACTTGGAAAACTCAATCACTGTACTAATGGCTGAAAAATATCAGCGACAGCTTACGCGAGCACATATCCATCTTTATCCAACTGCTTTTGCTGAACAACAGGCTAAGGCCCTACATGTCAATGTAGGAAGCATGGGATTATATATTTGTCGAACCAATCGTGATCAAAACGGCATCATTACTGATGTCGATCAGGAATATTGGCTCCATGATGTACTGGATTTACATTTTGAAGCTTCAACTTAG
- the argG gene encoding argininosuccinate synthase: protein MSDNATILQNVPVGKKVGIAFSGGLDTSAALLWMKQKGAEPYAYTANLGQPDEDDYDAIPQKAEAYGAVKARLIDCRLQLALEGIAAIQCGAFHISTGGVPYFNTTPLGRAVTGTMLVTAMKEDDVNIWGDGSTYKGNDIERFYRYGLLTNPALKIYKPWLDQTFIDELGGRAEMSQFLIDNGFDYKMSKEKAYSTDSNMLGATHEAKDLEYLDAGIKIVEPIMGVAFWKEDVEVTPEEVSITFEEGFPVAINGQRIEDPVEFILEANRIGGRHGLGMSDQIENRIIEAKSRGIYEAPGMALLHIAYERLVTGIHNEDTIEQYRINGLRLGRLLYQGRWFDSQALMLRETAQRWVAKAVTGTVTLELRRGNDYTIMNTESPNLTYEAERLTMEKADSMFSPMDRIGQLTMRNLDITDTRAKLGIYTDSGLLSVGTGSAVPQLKDKN from the coding sequence ATGTCTGATAATGCAACTATCTTGCAGAATGTCCCAGTAGGTAAAAAAGTTGGTATTGCCTTTTCTGGTGGTCTAGATACTTCTGCAGCTCTTTTGTGGATGAAACAAAAAGGCGCTGAGCCTTATGCTTACACAGCAAACCTGGGTCAGCCTGATGAAGACGATTACGATGCAATTCCCCAAAAAGCTGAAGCTTATGGCGCTGTAAAAGCACGTTTGATCGACTGTCGCCTACAACTTGCATTAGAAGGTATTGCAGCCATTCAATGTGGTGCATTCCATATTTCTACAGGTGGCGTTCCTTATTTTAATACCACGCCACTTGGCCGTGCAGTAACAGGTACGATGCTTGTAACTGCTATGAAAGAAGATGATGTCAACATCTGGGGTGATGGTTCGACCTATAAAGGAAACGACATCGAACGTTTCTACCGCTATGGTCTGTTGACCAACCCGGCACTTAAGATCTACAAGCCTTGGTTAGACCAGACGTTTATTGACGAACTAGGTGGCCGTGCAGAAATGTCACAGTTCCTGATCGACAATGGCTTTGACTACAAAATGTCAAAAGAAAAAGCTTACTCAACTGACTCAAATATGTTGGGTGCAACTCACGAAGCCAAAGATCTTGAATACCTGGATGCTGGCATTAAAATCGTTGAGCCAATCATGGGGGTAGCTTTCTGGAAAGAAGATGTTGAGGTTACGCCTGAAGAAGTATCGATTACTTTTGAAGAAGGCTTCCCGGTTGCAATCAATGGTCAACGTATCGAAGATCCGGTGGAGTTTATTCTTGAAGCGAACCGTATTGGTGGCCGTCATGGTCTAGGTATGTCAGACCAGATCGAAAACCGTATCATCGAAGCGAAATCTCGTGGTATCTATGAAGCTCCGGGTATGGCGCTGCTTCACATCGCTTATGAACGTCTGGTAACAGGTATCCATAACGAAGATACGATTGAACAATATCGTATCAACGGTTTACGTTTAGGCCGCCTACTTTACCAAGGTCGCTGGTTCGATTCTCAAGCCTTAATGCTGCGTGAAACTGCACAGCGTTGGGTCGCAAAAGCCGTCACAGGTACTGTAACGCTTGAGCTACGCCGTGGTAATGACTACACCATTATGAACACTGAATCTCCAAACCTGACTTATGAAGCTGAGCGTTTGACCATGGAGAAAGCTGATTCAATGTTCTCTCCTATGGATCGTATCGGTCAATTGACCATGCGTAACCTGGACATCACTGACACTCGTGCAAAATTAGGCATCTATACAGATTCTGGTTTGTTATCTGTAGGTACAGGTTCTGCTGTTCCTCAACTTAAAGACAAAAACTAA
- a CDS encoding putative 2-aminoethylphosphonate ABC transporter substrate-binding protein gives MSQYLKQCKKKIGLCVLSLGTAYLISGCTTSSVSPDAEQITVYTAVEADQLKRYQWELRKAHPELKVKWVRDSTGVITAKLLAEQKNPQADVVMGLALTSLLVMEKQQMLQPYRPQNVEQLKPEFYSQKEIPTWTGMTAWESAVCVNRVELKKKNLPMPQTWQDLSKPIYKNMIVMPNPASSGTGYLDVTAWMQIFGEKQAWSYMQALDKNVSQYVHSGSKPCKMAAQGETVIGISFGYPGFKLKSRGAPLEVIYPKEGLGWDMEASAIVKGTKKLSSAQKFIDWTVSQAANQAYAQNFSMVAHQHVQSSNTDFPKDLPEKLVKNDFYWAAAQRDTILKKWSAQFEK, from the coding sequence ATGAGTCAGTATTTAAAACAGTGTAAAAAAAAGATTGGTTTATGTGTCCTGAGCCTTGGTACGGCTTATTTGATATCAGGATGTACCACCAGTTCAGTTTCACCAGATGCTGAACAAATTACGGTTTATACCGCCGTAGAAGCCGATCAGCTCAAACGTTATCAATGGGAACTACGCAAAGCGCATCCTGAATTAAAAGTAAAATGGGTCCGTGATTCTACCGGTGTCATTACTGCAAAACTGCTGGCAGAACAAAAAAATCCGCAAGCAGATGTAGTGATGGGCCTGGCCTTGACCAGTTTATTGGTGATGGAAAAACAGCAGATGCTACAGCCGTATCGGCCGCAAAATGTTGAACAGTTAAAGCCTGAGTTTTATAGCCAGAAAGAAATTCCGACCTGGACAGGCATGACGGCCTGGGAATCGGCGGTATGTGTTAATCGAGTCGAGTTAAAGAAGAAAAATCTCCCGATGCCGCAAACCTGGCAAGATCTCAGTAAACCGATTTATAAGAATATGATCGTGATGCCAAACCCGGCCTCGAGTGGTACAGGTTATTTGGATGTCACGGCATGGATGCAGATTTTTGGTGAAAAGCAAGCCTGGTCTTATATGCAGGCATTGGACAAAAATGTTTCTCAATATGTTCACTCTGGTTCCAAGCCTTGCAAAATGGCGGCACAAGGTGAAACCGTGATTGGCATTTCATTCGGTTACCCGGGCTTTAAACTCAAATCCCGTGGTGCGCCGTTAGAGGTGATTTATCCTAAAGAAGGTTTGGGTTGGGACATGGAAGCCTCTGCAATTGTAAAAGGCACCAAGAAATTGAGCAGCGCACAGAAATTTATTGATTGGACTGTCAGTCAGGCCGCGAATCAGGCGTATGCGCAAAATTTTTCCATGGTTGCCCATCAACATGTCCAAAGTAGCAATACCGATTTCCCCAAAGATCTGCCAGAAAAACTGGTGAAAAATGATTTTTACTGGGCGGCAGCGCAGCGCGACACAATTTTAAAAAAATGGTCAGCACAGTTCGAGAAGTAA
- a CDS encoding NADPH-dependent 2,4-dienoyl-CoA reductase — protein MTNTRYANILKPLHLGFTTIKNRVVMGSMHTGLEDRFYNYPKLAAYFGERAKGGVGLLITGGISPNRQGWLLPAGGTMNTLGDIAPHRLVTHAVHKHGAKILLQILHAGRYGYQPFVVSASPIKSPISPFKPRQMSEKQILETIQDYAKTASLAKKAGYDGVEIMGSEGYLLNQFLSRHVNQRTDRWGGSIENRMRFALEIVKAIRAEVGEKFIICFRLSLLDLVHDGNTMQEVITVAQALEKTGITLLNTGIGWHEARIPTIVTSVPRAAFVDYTAEVKKHVTVPVIASNRINMPDTAEAILASGQADMIQMARPLLADAFWVNKTATNRVDEINTCIACNQACLDHTFKNKRATCLVNPRAAYETELVYVKTKKPKSIAVVGGGVAGMSAASVAASRGHEVTLFEASDEVGGQFNLAKVIPGKEEFHETIRYFKVQLEKNGVDVRLNTQVNQEQLEREGFDEVIIATGVIPRTLKIPGSEAPQVLSYAEVLRGAPVGDRVAVIGAGGIGFDVSEFLLKPPHQPQPQPLEDWKREWGVDPNPNYISEGGMQPAEVEPPIREIYLLQRKTTALGAGLGKTSGWVHRAQLKKHGVRMLRGVQYKAVTDEGLWIEVDGHDQLLRVDSVVVCAGQESVKALMPAEGQHTLANYHIIGGAKLAAELDAKRAIREGAELAAKL, from the coding sequence ATGACCAATACGCGTTATGCGAATATTTTAAAACCATTACATTTGGGGTTTACGACGATTAAAAATCGGGTAGTAATGGGTTCAATGCATACAGGGCTGGAAGACCGTTTTTATAATTATCCGAAACTGGCTGCCTATTTTGGTGAGCGTGCCAAAGGTGGCGTGGGGCTATTAATTACTGGCGGGATTTCACCTAACCGTCAGGGCTGGTTACTGCCTGCCGGCGGAACTATGAATACGCTGGGAGATATTGCTCCACACCGTCTGGTCACGCATGCCGTCCATAAACATGGCGCCAAAATTCTTTTACAGATTCTGCATGCGGGCCGTTATGGCTATCAGCCTTTTGTGGTTTCAGCCAGCCCGATCAAGTCACCGATTTCACCTTTTAAACCTCGCCAGATGTCTGAAAAACAGATTCTGGAAACTATTCAGGACTATGCCAAAACTGCCAGTCTGGCCAAAAAAGCAGGCTATGACGGGGTCGAAATTATGGGTTCTGAAGGCTATTTACTAAACCAGTTTCTTAGCCGGCATGTGAATCAGCGTACTGACCGCTGGGGCGGGTCAATTGAAAACCGCATGCGTTTTGCATTAGAAATTGTTAAAGCCATCCGTGCAGAAGTGGGTGAGAAATTTATTATCTGCTTCCGCTTGTCCTTGCTGGACCTGGTGCATGACGGTAACACCATGCAGGAAGTGATTACGGTGGCTCAGGCCCTGGAAAAAACCGGTATTACCTTGCTAAATACCGGGATTGGCTGGCATGAGGCACGTATTCCTACCATTGTAACTTCTGTGCCGCGAGCAGCTTTTGTTGATTACACGGCAGAAGTTAAAAAGCATGTCACCGTCCCGGTAATTGCATCGAACCGGATTAACATGCCGGATACAGCAGAAGCGATTTTGGCCTCTGGTCAGGCCGATATGATTCAAATGGCACGACCATTATTGGCAGATGCTTTCTGGGTCAATAAAACGGCAACCAATCGGGTCGATGAAATCAACACGTGCATTGCCTGCAACCAGGCCTGTCTGGATCATACTTTTAAAAATAAACGGGCAACCTGTCTGGTCAATCCGCGCGCCGCCTACGAAACTGAACTGGTATATGTAAAAACCAAAAAACCGAAAAGTATCGCCGTCGTTGGTGGAGGTGTTGCCGGCATGTCGGCAGCGAGCGTTGCTGCCAGTCGCGGCCATGAGGTGACTTTATTTGAAGCAAGTGATGAAGTTGGCGGGCAGTTTAACCTGGCCAAAGTCATACCGGGCAAAGAAGAGTTCCATGAAACGATTCGCTATTTCAAGGTGCAGCTGGAAAAAAATGGGGTGGATGTTCGTCTGAATACCCAGGTCAATCAAGAACAGCTGGAACGCGAAGGCTTTGATGAAGTCATTATTGCCACAGGGGTGATTCCGCGTACGTTGAAAATTCCGGGTAGTGAGGCGCCACAAGTGCTGTCTTATGCAGAAGTTCTACGGGGTGCACCGGTAGGTGATCGGGTTGCAGTGATTGGGGCAGGTGGGATCGGCTTTGATGTTTCAGAATTTTTGTTAAAACCCCCGCATCAGCCTCAGCCACAACCGCTGGAAGACTGGAAGCGTGAATGGGGAGTTGATCCGAATCCAAACTATATCAGCGAAGGCGGAATGCAGCCTGCTGAAGTAGAACCGCCAATCCGGGAAATTTATTTGCTACAACGTAAAACCACTGCTCTTGGCGCAGGTCTGGGTAAAACTTCCGGCTGGGTACACCGTGCACAATTAAAGAAACACGGTGTACGCATGCTGCGGGGAGTGCAGTATAAAGCAGTCACGGATGAAGGCTTATGGATTGAAGTTGATGGTCATGACCAGTTACTGCGTGTAGATAGTGTGGTGGTCTGTGCAGGTCAGGAATCGGTCAAAGCATTAATGCCAGCCGAAGGTCAACATACGCTGGCCAATTATCATATTATTGGTGGGGCCAAGCTTGCGGCTGAGCTGGATGCTAAACGTGCAATCCGTGAGGGTGCTGAATTGGCAGCTAAATTGTAA
- a CDS encoding ABC transporter ATP-binding protein — protein MQIPTYLQNSLPPTGEKLSAGHLLSTLKNYPTANAKVVLEAVDIQKSFAHTKVLEHINLDLKAGEFVSFLGPSGCGKTTLLRIIAGLEQPDYGRIIKQHVDITHLNTARRKCGIVFQNYALFPNLTVAENIAFGLHKKQWTAAQIQTRITELLQLIELPEISDKYPNQLSGGQQQRVALARAIAPKPDILLLDEPLSALDALVRLNLRQKIRAIQQQLNLPAIMVTHDQEEALSISDRVAVMNKGLIEQLDTPHNIYYKPQTRFVAQFIGTMNFIQATAISTHSLKIAGQYELDHPSITFRAGEQLEIAFRPENIELALKPEERKGQFSLAVRILNMEFLGAKRRLFCELKQNDPQAAPVQLQIDIENQQLMNLADDMWLQIPTQALHVFDLQGIARC, from the coding sequence ATGCAAATTCCAACTTATTTACAAAACTCTCTGCCTCCAACAGGGGAAAAGTTGTCAGCGGGACATTTACTGTCAACTTTAAAAAACTATCCAACTGCCAATGCGAAAGTGGTACTCGAAGCTGTAGATATTCAAAAATCTTTTGCCCACACAAAAGTATTGGAACATATCAATTTAGATTTAAAAGCGGGGGAGTTTGTCAGCTTTTTAGGCCCCTCAGGCTGCGGAAAAACCACATTGCTACGTATTATTGCAGGTCTGGAACAGCCCGATTATGGCCGGATTATTAAACAGCATGTCGATATTACCCACCTGAATACTGCCAGACGCAAATGCGGGATTGTGTTTCAAAACTATGCTTTGTTTCCAAATTTAACCGTTGCAGAAAACATTGCTTTTGGCCTGCATAAAAAACAATGGACAGCGGCACAAATCCAAACACGCATTACTGAGTTATTACAGCTGATTGAACTGCCGGAGATTAGTGATAAATATCCAAACCAATTGTCGGGTGGGCAGCAGCAGCGTGTTGCACTAGCACGGGCCATTGCCCCGAAACCCGACATTTTGTTGCTGGATGAACCGTTGTCTGCCTTGGATGCCTTGGTGCGTTTAAATCTGCGTCAGAAAATCCGTGCCATTCAACAGCAACTGAATTTACCTGCAATTATGGTCACTCATGATCAGGAAGAAGCTTTAAGTATTTCCGATCGTGTTGCAGTGATGAATAAAGGCCTGATTGAACAGCTGGATACTCCGCACAATATTTACTATAAGCCACAAACCCGTTTTGTCGCGCAATTTATCGGCACCATGAACTTTATTCAGGCCACAGCAATTTCAACCCATAGCTTAAAGATTGCCGGGCAATATGAGTTGGATCATCCAAGCATAACTTTTAGGGCAGGCGAGCAACTCGAGATTGCATTTAGACCAGAAAATATTGAATTGGCTCTAAAACCAGAAGAGCGTAAAGGACAATTTAGTTTAGCTGTCCGTATTTTAAATATGGAATTTCTTGGCGCGAAGCGTCGCCTGTTTTGTGAATTGAAACAAAATGACCCACAGGCTGCGCCAGTCCAATTGCAAATTGATATTGAAAATCAGCAACTCATGAACTTAGCAGATGACATGTGGCTACAAATCCCGACTCAGGCTTTACATGTGTTTGACTTGCAAGGAATAGCCAGATGTTAA